In a single window of the Aminomonas paucivorans DSM 12260 genome:
- a CDS encoding diguanylate cyclase: protein MDDHQKIRFLEERLAQANRERMEAITALEMALDLHRYLPTLDEGTNAESLLEEASPRIRAVLPFRAFAFYLVGEGFPSFDRIYCDPVSWSAFVEREKTLLVEDGSFSWAIDRRKVVAVTSSGREEKILLHVLATPSRVLGMFLGVLDPKTEIPDVSLIFLSVVLNSVASLIQNLQLFRLVQGLNGELVERVFALERSGRNLQKERRELQGKAQAAEEDRDHANRTLLQEMAQRRRMEEVLRSQEEQIRALFESSPDSIVVLGRDGTCLYANGAFLERTGSSEERVRGQGLEELLSETPDQVPFWREALDEVFASGRTVRRETRMVFHGRAVCLESTLSPIRGKGDEVCAVGVIWRDVTERRLAEERIRFLSYHDPLTGLYNRRYFEEELVRVDTPRQLPMSLLIGDVDGLKLTNDAFGHQEGDRLLVDAAERIRKVLRGEDILARWGGDEFVVVLPRTDAATARAVAERISRYDEARIPIPCRITFGAATKDREDQDLGQVLREAEDRMYARKLLEREGVRRQILSALMDRLRRSTFESEAHTEGVGGAARRVGELLRLPQEEMRWLELLCCYHDVGMIDLPEAVLRKPGPLDTGEWEMVRKHPELGYRIALSSSSDLAPVAETILCHHERFDGTGYPQGRRGEEIPLLSRILAIADSYEVLTSGRPYRPALSPRKAREEILRGAGSRYDPELVRLFLSEP, encoded by the coding sequence ATGGACGACCACCAGAAGATCCGCTTCCTGGAGGAACGCCTGGCCCAGGCGAACCGGGAGAGGATGGAGGCCATCACCGCCCTGGAAATGGCCCTGGACCTGCACCGCTACCTGCCCACCCTGGACGAGGGCACGAACGCCGAATCCCTCCTGGAGGAGGCCTCTCCCCGCATCCGGGCTGTGCTTCCCTTCCGGGCCTTCGCCTTCTACCTGGTGGGGGAGGGGTTCCCCAGCTTCGACCGGATCTACTGCGACCCCGTCTCCTGGTCCGCCTTCGTGGAGCGGGAAAAGACCCTGTTGGTGGAGGACGGTTCCTTCTCCTGGGCCATCGACCGGCGCAAGGTGGTGGCCGTCACCTCCTCCGGCCGGGAAGAGAAGATCCTCCTCCACGTGCTGGCCACGCCGAGCCGGGTGTTGGGCATGTTCCTGGGGGTGCTGGACCCCAAGACGGAGATTCCCGACGTGTCCCTTATCTTCCTTTCCGTGGTGCTCAACTCCGTGGCCTCCCTGATCCAGAACCTCCAGCTCTTCCGGCTGGTCCAGGGGCTCAACGGGGAGCTGGTGGAGCGGGTCTTCGCCCTGGAGCGGTCCGGCCGGAACCTCCAGAAGGAGCGGAGGGAGCTGCAGGGCAAGGCCCAGGCGGCGGAGGAGGACCGGGACCACGCCAACCGGACCCTGCTGCAGGAGATGGCCCAGCGCCGACGGATGGAGGAGGTCCTCCGCAGCCAGGAGGAGCAGATCCGGGCGCTCTTCGAGTCCTCCCCCGATTCCATCGTGGTCCTGGGGCGGGACGGGACGTGTCTGTACGCCAACGGGGCCTTCCTGGAACGCACCGGTTCCTCGGAGGAGCGGGTGCGGGGTCAGGGTCTGGAGGAACTGCTCTCGGAGACTCCGGACCAGGTCCCCTTCTGGCGGGAGGCCCTGGACGAGGTCTTCGCCTCCGGCCGGACCGTCCGAAGGGAGACCCGGATGGTCTTCCACGGGCGGGCGGTGTGCCTGGAGTCCACCCTGTCCCCCATCCGGGGGAAGGGGGACGAGGTGTGCGCCGTGGGGGTCATCTGGAGAGACGTGACGGAGCGCCGCCTGGCGGAGGAGCGGATCCGGTTCCTGAGCTACCACGACCCCCTCACGGGGCTGTACAACCGCCGCTATTTCGAGGAGGAGCTGGTCCGGGTGGACACCCCCCGGCAGCTTCCCATGAGCCTGCTCATCGGGGACGTGGACGGGCTCAAGCTCACCAACGATGCCTTTGGCCACCAGGAGGGGGACAGGCTTCTGGTGGACGCGGCGGAGCGCATCCGCAAGGTCCTTCGGGGGGAGGACATCCTGGCCCGCTGGGGAGGGGACGAGTTCGTGGTGGTGCTGCCCCGCACCGACGCCGCCACCGCCCGGGCCGTGGCGGAGCGGATCTCCCGGTACGACGAGGCCCGGATCCCCATCCCCTGCCGCATCACCTTCGGGGCGGCCACCAAGGATCGGGAGGACCAGGACCTGGGGCAGGTGCTCCGGGAGGCGGAGGACCGAATGTACGCCCGCAAGCTCCTGGAGCGGGAGGGGGTGCGGCGGCAGATTCTGTCCGCCCTCATGGACCGGCTGCGCCGCAGCACCTTCGAGAGCGAGGCCCACACGGAAGGGGTGGGGGGAGCGGCGCGGCGGGTGGGAGAGCTGCTTCGCCTTCCCCAGGAGGAGATGCGCTGGCTGGAGCTGTTGTGCTGCTACCACGACGTGGGGATGATCGACCTGCCCGAGGCGGTGCTGCGCAAGCCCGGTCCCCTGGACACGGGGGAGTGGGAGATGGTGCGCAAGCATCCGGAGCTGGGGTACCGCATCGCCCTGTCCTCTTCCTCCGACCTGGCTCCGGTGGCGGAGACGATCCTGTGCCACCACGAGCGCTTCGACGGCACCGGCTACCCCCAGGGGCGCAGGGGGGAGGAGATCCCCCTGCTGTCCCGGATCCTGGCCATCGCGGATTCCTACGAGGTGCTCACCTCCGGGCGCCCCTACCGCCCCGCCCTGTCCCCCCGGAAGGCCCGGGAGGAGATCCTCCGGGGGGCCGGGTCCCGCTACGACCCGGAGCTGGTGCGCCTCTTCCTGTCCGAGCCCTGA
- a CDS encoding ABC transporter substrate-binding protein, with product MRRFGWLWAWLLVGMTAGAAWAADPIVLGKLAALTGSGATWGEHYQNISILAVEEINAKGGLLGRPVELVIYDTKGRPEDTVNAARRMIEKDKVVAIAGTNYSGLQIAIRPLSERAQVPILATSATNPAVTVDAKTGKPYPYSFRICFTDPYQGTIMAEFAYRKLKLAKAAIFHDVGSDYAEGMKQFFVERYAKLGGKVAGTYGYRDGDVDFRAQITNAKVSGAQVVILPGLYKEMALIIKQAAEMGWNPVFIGGDGYSPAMYEIAGKAMENTYWVTHIAFDDPVLKPLIAKYTKRFGKPPVEIVSITLGYDAMYALFDAIRRAGTTDGAAVAKALSQTKGLQLVDFKLTMDPKTHDPFNKPAAILKIVDGKETLFEKVTPGD from the coding sequence ATGAGGAGGTTCGGTTGGTTGTGGGCGTGGCTTCTGGTGGGGATGACCGCGGGGGCCGCCTGGGCGGCGGATCCCATCGTCCTCGGGAAACTGGCGGCCCTCACGGGATCCGGGGCCACCTGGGGGGAACACTACCAGAACATCTCCATCCTGGCGGTGGAGGAGATCAACGCCAAGGGCGGCCTGTTGGGGCGTCCGGTGGAGCTGGTGATCTACGACACCAAGGGACGCCCCGAGGACACGGTGAACGCGGCGCGGCGGATGATCGAGAAGGACAAGGTGGTGGCCATCGCGGGGACCAACTACAGCGGCCTGCAGATCGCCATCCGTCCCCTGAGCGAGCGGGCCCAGGTGCCCATTCTGGCCACCTCCGCCACGAACCCCGCGGTGACCGTGGACGCCAAGACGGGCAAACCCTACCCGTACTCCTTCCGGATCTGCTTCACCGATCCCTACCAGGGGACCATCATGGCGGAGTTCGCCTACAGGAAGCTGAAGCTCGCCAAGGCGGCGATCTTCCACGACGTGGGGAGCGACTACGCCGAGGGGATGAAGCAGTTCTTCGTGGAGCGGTACGCCAAGCTGGGGGGCAAGGTGGCGGGAACCTACGGCTACCGGGACGGGGACGTGGACTTCCGGGCCCAGATCACCAACGCCAAGGTCTCCGGGGCCCAGGTGGTCATCCTCCCGGGGCTGTACAAGGAGATGGCCCTCATCATCAAGCAGGCCGCGGAGATGGGCTGGAACCCCGTCTTCATCGGCGGGGACGGCTACAGCCCCGCCATGTACGAGATCGCCGGGAAGGCCATGGAGAACACCTACTGGGTGACCCACATCGCCTTCGACGATCCGGTCCTCAAGCCCCTCATCGCCAAGTACACCAAGCGGTTCGGCAAGCCTCCGGTGGAGATCGTCTCCATTACCCTGGGGTACGACGCCATGTACGCCCTCTTCGACGCCATCCGCCGGGCGGGCACCACCGACGGGGCGGCGGTGGCCAAGGCCTTATCCCAGACCAAGGGGCTCCAGCTGGTGGACTTCAAGCTCACCATGGACCCGAAGACCCACGATCCCTTCAACAAGCCCGCGGCCATCCTGAAGATCGTGGACGGCAAGGAGACCCTCTTCGAGAAGGTGACTCCGGGGGACTAG
- a CDS encoding HDOD domain-containing protein, with product MGKIGVQHLKEGMVLAADLLAPNGRFILPRGAVLKEGQFPTLKAWGVVEADVEIPGEAGEGGEPEGLPRSLLERSRGLVDRYFPASRRTGLPMEELYRICVRRTAERMAQGLPLPGEEEGLVDPEFRGAALPRSKGGELSPRDLVQNDRFLASFPDVYFRITEVLNSPTSSVAHISEVVSKDPSLSAKLLKLVNSSFYGFASRIDSVSRAVVLIGGNELSTLALGISLLAAFKDVPEAYVTMRSFWMHSVSCGVFARLLSTRRDASKEEHFFLAGLLHDLGRLILYRRVPFSMAQALQEAIRRGVGVHQAERELLGFDHASVGYQLLKDWKIPPSLAEAVRFHHQPGAASDPYEPGVLHVADLLALGCRFGSSGSFVIPELDLDSWDLLGLSPNALDSLILQAERQIREVSGMFFG from the coding sequence ATGGGAAAGATCGGGGTGCAGCACCTCAAGGAAGGCATGGTCCTGGCTGCGGACCTTCTGGCCCCCAACGGGAGGTTCATCCTTCCCCGGGGAGCGGTCCTGAAGGAGGGCCAGTTTCCCACTCTCAAGGCCTGGGGGGTGGTGGAGGCGGACGTGGAGATCCCCGGGGAGGCGGGGGAGGGAGGGGAGCCCGAGGGGCTGCCCCGCTCCCTGCTGGAGCGCTCCCGGGGGCTGGTGGACCGTTACTTCCCCGCCTCTCGGCGCACCGGGCTTCCCATGGAGGAACTCTACCGCATCTGCGTGCGCCGCACCGCGGAGCGCATGGCCCAGGGGCTTCCCCTGCCCGGGGAGGAGGAGGGGCTGGTGGACCCGGAGTTCCGGGGGGCCGCCCTGCCCCGAAGCAAGGGAGGGGAGCTTTCCCCCCGGGACCTGGTGCAGAACGACCGCTTCCTGGCCTCCTTCCCGGACGTGTACTTTCGCATCACCGAGGTGTTGAACTCCCCCACCAGCTCCGTGGCCCACATCTCCGAGGTGGTGAGCAAGGACCCCAGCCTCTCCGCCAAGCTGCTGAAGCTGGTGAACAGCTCCTTCTACGGCTTTGCCTCCCGCATCGATTCCGTCTCCCGGGCGGTGGTGCTCATCGGAGGCAACGAGCTGTCCACCCTGGCCCTGGGGATCTCCCTGCTCGCCGCCTTCAAGGACGTGCCGGAGGCCTACGTCACCATGCGCTCCTTCTGGATGCACTCCGTGTCCTGCGGGGTCTTCGCCCGGCTCCTGTCCACCCGTCGGGACGCCTCCAAGGAGGAGCACTTCTTCCTGGCGGGGCTGCTCCACGACCTGGGACGGTTGATCCTCTACCGGAGGGTCCCCTTCAGCATGGCCCAGGCCCTCCAGGAGGCGATCCGGCGAGGGGTGGGGGTGCACCAGGCGGAGCGGGAGCTTCTGGGGTTCGACCACGCTTCGGTGGGGTACCAGCTCCTGAAAGACTGGAAGATCCCCCCCTCCCTGGCGGAGGCGGTGCGCTTCCACCACCAGCCCGGGGCGGCTTCGGACCCCTACGAGCCCGGGGTGCTCCACGTGGCGGACCTTCTGGCCCTGGGGTGTCGCTTCGGCTCCAGCGGCAGCTTCGTGATCCCGGAGCTGGACCTGGATTCCTGGGACCTCCTGGGGCTTTCCCCCAACGCCCTGGATTCCCTGATTCTCCAGGCGGAGCGGCAGATCCGGGAAGTCTCCGGCATGTTCTTCGGCTAG
- a CDS encoding TrkH family potassium uptake protein: MRFPVVAKFLGLLTGVVTLWMLWPLGWALWDHTSDRDALALSMMSGFAASGALFFLGRRGQSSDMGLREAFAAVTLSWIAASAVGALPFWFAHAVPTYTDAFFETMSGFTTTGSSVLTDIEVVPRGLLFWRSLTHWLGGMGIIVLTLAVMPVLGMGGGQLFRAEVPGPVPEKLTPRVQQTALLLWGVYVFLSLAQTALMMAGGMNLFDALTHMFGTMATGGFSTYNSSVGHFSSPYLQWVIILFMFLAGANFTLHYLALTGHPGAFLKDPEFRFYALITLGCVVLTVSFLAGGGLYPHLEERVRAAAFQVVSILTTTGFATANYENWPYAAQFLLLLLMFVGGCAGSTGGAMKNVRLLVLCRHVGHELFLLLHPRAVVPIRLGHQALPPRLVSAIGAFFSLYIGALALCTLGVCALGVDILTALSGAAATLGNIGPGLGNVGPAENYAALPGGAKWIYSLAMLMGRLELFTVAVLLHPACWRK; this comes from the coding sequence GTGAGGTTTCCCGTGGTCGCCAAGTTTTTGGGGCTGCTCACGGGGGTGGTGACCCTGTGGATGCTCTGGCCCCTGGGCTGGGCCCTCTGGGACCACACGTCGGACCGGGACGCCCTGGCCCTGTCCATGATGAGCGGGTTCGCCGCCTCCGGGGCCCTGTTCTTCCTGGGACGCCGGGGGCAATCCTCGGACATGGGGCTGCGGGAGGCCTTCGCCGCAGTGACCCTCTCCTGGATCGCCGCCTCCGCCGTGGGGGCCCTGCCCTTCTGGTTCGCCCACGCCGTCCCCACCTACACCGACGCCTTCTTCGAGACCATGTCGGGCTTCACCACCACCGGTTCTTCGGTGCTGACGGACATCGAGGTCGTCCCCCGGGGCCTCCTCTTCTGGCGCAGCCTCACCCACTGGCTGGGGGGGATGGGGATCATCGTGCTCACCCTGGCGGTGATGCCGGTGCTGGGCATGGGGGGGGGACAGCTCTTCCGGGCGGAGGTCCCCGGGCCGGTGCCGGAGAAGCTCACCCCCCGGGTGCAGCAGACAGCCCTGCTTCTGTGGGGGGTCTACGTGTTCCTCTCCCTGGCCCAGACCGCCCTGATGATGGCGGGGGGGATGAACCTCTTCGACGCCCTGACCCACATGTTCGGCACCATGGCCACCGGGGGGTTCTCCACCTACAACTCCAGCGTGGGGCACTTCTCCAGCCCCTACCTCCAGTGGGTCATCATCCTCTTCATGTTCCTGGCGGGAGCCAACTTCACCCTCCACTACCTGGCCCTCACGGGACACCCCGGGGCCTTTCTGAAGGACCCGGAGTTCCGGTTCTACGCCCTCATCACCCTGGGTTGCGTGGTCCTCACGGTGTCCTTCCTGGCCGGGGGGGGGCTCTACCCCCACCTGGAGGAGCGGGTCCGGGCGGCGGCGTTTCAGGTGGTGAGCATCCTCACCACCACGGGGTTCGCCACGGCGAACTACGAGAACTGGCCCTACGCGGCCCAGTTCCTCCTGCTGCTCCTGATGTTCGTGGGGGGCTGCGCCGGGTCCACCGGGGGGGCCATGAAGAACGTGCGGCTCCTGGTGCTGTGCCGTCACGTGGGGCACGAGCTGTTCCTCCTGCTCCACCCCCGGGCGGTGGTACCCATCCGCCTGGGACACCAGGCCCTGCCTCCCCGGCTGGTGAGCGCCATCGGGGCCTTCTTCTCCCTGTACATAGGCGCCCTCGCCCTCTGCACCCTGGGGGTCTGCGCCCTGGGGGTGGACATCCTCACCGCCCTCTCGGGAGCCGCCGCCACCCTGGGGAACATCGGTCCGGGGCTGGGCAACGTGGGGCCTGCGGAAAACTACGCGGCCCTTCCCGGCGGGGCCAAGTGGATCTACAGCCTCGCCATGCTCATGGGGAGGCTGGAGCTGTTCACCGTGGCGGTGCTGCTCCACCCCGCCTGTTGGAGGAAGTGA
- the trkA gene encoding Trk system potassium transporter TrkA: MLVGAGEVGFSVAKSLSQDGHDLVVVEEDEDRAYKAEQELDVMLVRGNGARPQVLERAGVHPDSGVDLLIACTNRDEVNILACWVARRMGIHKVIARAVGLEFTDTGTWAKDLGIDLMISPERSVAREVEELLQIRSAVHATELLAGKAGLYVFRIAPDSPACEVPLHALRRMYPNLITLVAFIDREGKGFVPRAGDSLREGDLCYSVCYRDQVEELEQIFQPRRRRKLRRVFLVGGGKVGFQVARLLEHRGGVDVRLLDQDRGKCKRLSQELERTTVLWGDGADEDLLRHEGIEDADGFVAATGEDEKNLLLAVLGKHLGAAKSIAVVKRHSYLKMADRLPLDAVVNRNLALSEGIIRNVRYPAGSKVLAVLDQIGAETLEVTLPETSPAVGVSLQDLPLPQGVLLGIVIRGEEAFIPTGATLLQAGDRAVLFAATHDMPDAVRILGVEEA, encoded by the coding sequence GTGTTGGTGGGCGCAGGAGAAGTGGGCTTCAGCGTGGCGAAGAGCCTGTCCCAGGACGGGCACGATCTGGTGGTGGTGGAGGAAGACGAGGATCGGGCCTACAAGGCGGAGCAGGAGCTGGACGTGATGCTGGTCCGGGGCAACGGGGCCCGCCCCCAGGTTCTCGAACGGGCGGGGGTGCACCCCGATTCGGGGGTGGACCTGCTCATCGCCTGCACCAACCGGGACGAGGTGAACATCCTGGCGTGCTGGGTGGCCCGGCGGATGGGGATCCACAAGGTCATCGCCCGGGCGGTGGGGCTGGAGTTCACCGACACGGGCACCTGGGCGAAGGACCTGGGGATCGACCTGATGATCTCCCCGGAGCGCTCCGTGGCCCGGGAGGTGGAGGAACTGCTCCAGATCCGTTCGGCGGTGCACGCCACGGAGCTGCTGGCGGGGAAGGCGGGACTCTACGTGTTCCGCATCGCCCCGGACTCCCCGGCCTGCGAGGTGCCCCTCCACGCCCTCCGGCGCATGTACCCCAACCTCATCACCCTGGTGGCCTTCATTGATCGGGAGGGTAAGGGCTTCGTCCCTCGGGCGGGGGACTCCCTCCGGGAGGGGGACCTGTGCTACTCCGTGTGCTACCGGGACCAGGTGGAGGAACTGGAGCAGATCTTCCAGCCCCGCCGCCGCCGCAAGCTGCGCCGGGTGTTCCTGGTGGGGGGCGGCAAGGTGGGCTTCCAGGTGGCCCGGCTGCTGGAACACCGCGGGGGGGTGGACGTGCGCCTCCTGGACCAGGACCGGGGAAAGTGCAAACGCCTGTCCCAGGAGCTGGAGCGCACCACGGTGCTCTGGGGGGACGGGGCGGACGAGGACCTGCTGCGTCACGAAGGCATCGAGGACGCGGACGGCTTCGTGGCAGCCACGGGAGAGGACGAGAAGAACCTCCTCCTGGCAGTGCTGGGCAAACACCTGGGGGCCGCCAAGAGCATCGCCGTGGTGAAGCGCCACTCCTACCTGAAGATGGCGGACCGGCTTCCCCTGGACGCGGTGGTGAACCGCAACCTGGCCCTCTCGGAGGGCATCATCCGCAACGTGCGCTATCCTGCGGGCTCCAAGGTCCTGGCGGTGCTGGACCAGATCGGCGCGGAGACCCTGGAGGTCACCCTGCCGGAGACGAGCCCCGCCGTGGGGGTCTCCCTGCAGGACCTCCCCCTGCCGCAGGGGGTGCTGCTGGGGATCGTCATCCGGGGGGAGGAGGCCTTCATCCCCACGGGAGCCACCCTCCTCCAGGCGGGGGACCGGGCGGTGCTCTTCGCCGCCACCCACGACATGCCCGACGCGGTGCGGATCCTGGGGGTGGAGGAGGCGTGA
- a CDS encoding GntR family transcriptional regulator, producing MPRSRAEEDARSEIIRLVMHRTLSPGERVVEQALAEQMELSRTPVRNALRELIAEGFLERLDPKGARVPVLSPEDMKRLFQARGEAEGLAAREAAEAITEEELERLRVLFAREEAVYRSWSIDGFTEVNCAFHRGVAEGSHSPYLVRFVQQCFWRSQVYVFFFDQFYLGYREYEGTRVPPGYDFSHEAHRGVLEALADRDAPRARRLMEGHVRETYEALLRRE from the coding sequence ATGCCGCGAAGCCGGGCCGAAGAGGACGCCCGTTCGGAAATCATCCGGCTGGTGATGCACCGGACCCTTTCTCCCGGGGAACGGGTGGTGGAGCAGGCCCTGGCGGAGCAGATGGAACTCAGCCGGACCCCGGTGCGCAACGCCCTTCGGGAGCTGATCGCAGAGGGTTTTTTGGAGCGCCTGGACCCCAAGGGTGCCCGGGTCCCGGTGCTCTCTCCGGAGGACATGAAGCGTCTCTTCCAGGCCCGGGGCGAGGCGGAGGGGCTGGCTGCCCGGGAGGCGGCGGAGGCGATCACGGAGGAGGAGCTGGAACGTCTTCGCGTGCTCTTCGCCCGGGAGGAGGCGGTCTACCGGAGCTGGAGCATCGACGGGTTCACGGAGGTGAACTGTGCCTTCCATCGGGGCGTTGCCGAGGGGAGCCACAGTCCCTATCTGGTCCGGTTCGTCCAACAATGTTTTTGGCGTTCCCAGGTGTACGTCTTCTTCTTCGACCAGTTCTACTTGGGGTATCGGGAGTACGAGGGGACCCGGGTTCCTCCCGGATACGACTTCAGCCACGAGGCCCACCGGGGAGTCCTGGAGGCCCTGGCGGACCGGGATGCTCCCCGGGCCCGGCGTCTGATGGAGGGGCACGTGCGGGAGACCTACGAGGCCCTGTTGCGGCGGGAGTGA
- a CDS encoding saccharopine dehydrogenase C-terminal domain-containing protein, with translation MVRRVLVLGAGRVAGPCIAHLAKREDVEVHAADRDPSRLEALRFPRVVPRLCGDLSDPGSLVRELRPEVVVNLLPAPTMASVAHACLEARAHMVNASYIKDPLSRLDGAVREAGLLFLCEMGLDPGIDHMAACRTVGEIHRRGGKVAAFWSACGALPDRSSDTNPLGYKLSWSPRDLLGVCRREARFLRDGKETVLPGGEPFRHATLVEVEGLGWFEEYANADSLPYRERYGIPEVRDLYRCTLRYPGWSELVRYLLDLGWFEEGERDLRGRSLWDLTAERVGDAPQEGRKGAAARRLGCPVWAAALAVLEWLGVFSDAPCPLERGSLRDVLERVFLEKLSFLPGEQDLVVLQHRFAVEYPDGRKPETWVSTLVDRGTEGEETSIARTTGLPAAMGTELILEGLALRGVHAPVAPEVFVPALELLAARGLRFLETVLPGRKVPGR, from the coding sequence ATGGTGCGTCGAGTGCTGGTCCTGGGGGCGGGGCGCGTGGCGGGTCCCTGCATCGCCCATCTGGCGAAGCGGGAGGACGTGGAGGTCCATGCGGCGGATCGGGACCCTTCCAGGTTGGAGGCGCTTCGGTTTCCCCGGGTGGTCCCCCGGCTCTGCGGGGATCTGTCGGACCCGGGTTCCCTGGTGCGGGAGCTTCGGCCGGAGGTGGTGGTGAACCTCCTGCCCGCCCCCACCATGGCCTCCGTGGCCCATGCCTGCCTGGAGGCTCGAGCCCACATGGTGAACGCCTCCTACATCAAGGACCCTCTGTCGCGCCTGGATGGGGCCGTCCGGGAGGCGGGGCTGCTCTTCCTGTGCGAGATGGGCCTCGATCCGGGGATCGACCACATGGCCGCCTGCCGGACCGTGGGGGAGATCCACCGGCGGGGGGGCAAGGTGGCGGCGTTCTGGTCCGCCTGCGGGGCCCTGCCGGATCGGTCCTCCGACACGAACCCCCTGGGTTACAAGCTCTCCTGGTCCCCCCGGGACCTGCTGGGGGTATGCCGCCGGGAGGCCCGTTTTCTGCGGGACGGGAAGGAGACGGTGCTTCCGGGGGGAGAGCCCTTCCGACACGCCACCCTGGTAGAGGTGGAGGGGCTCGGGTGGTTCGAGGAGTACGCCAACGCCGATTCCCTGCCCTACCGGGAGCGCTACGGCATCCCGGAGGTGCGGGACCTCTACCGCTGTACCCTCCGGTACCCCGGATGGAGCGAGCTGGTCCGCTATCTGCTGGATCTGGGGTGGTTTGAGGAGGGCGAGCGGGATCTGCGGGGCCGTTCCCTCTGGGACCTGACGGCGGAGAGGGTCGGCGACGCGCCCCAGGAAGGGCGAAAAGGGGCGGCGGCCCGGCGCCTGGGTTGCCCCGTCTGGGCTGCCGCCTTGGCGGTCCTGGAGTGGCTGGGAGTCTTCTCCGACGCCCCCTGTCCCCTGGAGCGGGGGAGCCTTCGGGACGTTCTGGAGCGGGTTTTCCTGGAAAAGCTGTCCTTCCTCCCGGGAGAGCAGGACCTGGTAGTGCTCCAGCACCGTTTCGCGGTGGAGTACCCCGACGGCCGAAAGCCGGAGACCTGGGTCTCCACCCTGGTGGATCGGGGGACGGAGGGGGAGGAGACCTCCATCGCCCGAACCACCGGACTTCCCGCCGCCATGGGGACGGAACTCATCCTGGAGGGGCTTGCCCTCCGGGGGGTGCACGCCCCCGTGGCCCCGGAGGTGTTCGTTCCGGCCCTGGAGCTTCTGGCGGCTCGGGGGCTTCGGTTTCTGGAGACGGTGCTTCCGGGGCGCAAGGTCCCGGGAAGATGA
- a CDS encoding MBL fold metallo-hydrolase: protein MTEERGSAGTDVVHPEAWWKDLPRKAYGELEKVGTFQGWFEVYRVAPCVFALYEDGQFEETLSYLILGKERAVLLDTGDGIGDIRALTEELTDLPVSVVNTHHHIDHVAQNYRFDDVALFDDPYARRAAEKGFSHEEAAELIREGLVRKPFPAGFDPATYHMPPFRVTRWLHQGDEIDLGGRVLEVIHTPGHSSDSICLLDRGARLLWTGDLFYTGSVYTYLPGGNLDQFVESYEKILGRWDEYDRLLPSHNEPWVEKELLREAHGLAVQVRSGGGIPQVGAGGVRKYQGSRFALIVGPENAP from the coding sequence ATGACAGAAGAAAGAGGTTCCGCGGGGACGGACGTGGTGCACCCCGAGGCGTGGTGGAAGGACCTTCCCCGGAAGGCCTACGGGGAGCTGGAGAAGGTGGGGACCTTCCAGGGGTGGTTCGAAGTCTACCGGGTGGCCCCGTGCGTCTTCGCCCTCTACGAGGACGGGCAGTTCGAGGAGACCCTGAGCTACCTGATCCTGGGCAAGGAACGGGCGGTCCTGCTGGACACGGGGGACGGCATCGGGGACATCCGGGCCCTGACGGAGGAGCTGACGGACCTGCCCGTCTCGGTGGTGAACACCCACCACCACATCGACCACGTGGCCCAGAACTACCGGTTCGACGACGTGGCCCTCTTCGACGATCCCTACGCCCGAAGGGCCGCAGAGAAGGGGTTTTCCCACGAAGAGGCGGCGGAACTGATCCGGGAGGGGCTGGTGCGCAAACCCTTCCCTGCGGGATTCGACCCGGCGACCTACCACATGCCTCCCTTCCGGGTCACCCGGTGGCTGCACCAGGGGGACGAGATCGACCTGGGGGGGCGGGTCCTGGAGGTGATCCATACCCCCGGGCATTCCAGCGATTCCATCTGTCTCCTGGATCGGGGGGCACGGCTGCTCTGGACGGGGGACCTCTTCTACACCGGGTCGGTGTATACCTACCTGCCCGGGGGAAACCTGGACCAGTTCGTGGAGAGCTACGAGAAGATCCTGGGGCGGTGGGACGAATACGACCGGCTTCTGCCCAGCCACAACGAGCCCTGGGTGGAAAAGGAGCTGCTCCGAGAGGCCCACGGGCTGGCGGTGCAGGTGCGTTCGGGAGGGGGGATCCCCCAGGTGGGGGCAGGGGGGGTGCGGAAGTACCAGGGAAGCCGCTTTGCCCTCATCGTGGGACCTGAGAACGCTCCCTAG